The genomic interval GTCCTGTAGCGCGGGCTCGGCGGCGCCGGGATAGCGGACGGTGACGTGACGAAATTCGATGGTGACGCCCTGCGGGCTGACAAACGGCGCGCGGCCTCCGTCGCGTGCCGGCATGGCCGGGGACGGCGTCTCAAGGACCTCACGATGCCGCTCGAGCATCGCCAGCCCGTCCCGCGCCGCGTGATACTGGGCACCCGCCGTGCGAATCGGCAGGTAATACTCCGGCGCGAGCAGGAGCAGCACGAGCGCCGCGGCGAAGTCCATGTGGCCGCTCAATAGGCGGATGCCGAGCGACACGGCCACGAGACCGATGCTCACCATCGTGAACAGTTCGGTCACGAGCGAAGACAAAAACGCGAGCCGGAGCACCTTCATCGTCGTCCGCCGGTAATCATCGGCCACCCGCTCGATGATCTCCACCTGCGCGCGGCTGCGCCCGAACACTTTCAGCGTCCAAAGCCCGCGAACCACGTCGAGGAAATGGCCGCCGAGGCGTTCGAGTGCCTCAAACCGCCTGTCGGTAGCCTTCTGCGCCGCCTGTCCCACGAGGACAAGCAGCAGCACCATGAAGGGCACCGTCACGGCAAGGATGAGCGCCGTCAAGCGGTCCACCGCAGCTGCGAAGGCGAGGATGGCGACGGGTACCGCCGCGGAAGCGGCGGCCTGCGGGAGGTAGCTCGCGAGATACGCGTCCATCCCGTCGATCCCGTCCGTGAGCCACGTCCGCCACGCCCCGGCGGGATGGCGGCGCACCTCCACGGGCCCAAGCGCGGCAATCTGCCGCACCATCTCCCGCCGAATGCGCCGCTTGACACACGACGCGAAGCGCTGCGACAGCCACTTGGCGGCTGCCATCAGAGCCGCCCGCGCTGCGATCACGGCGAGGAACGCAGAGAGCGC from Alicyclobacillus acidocaldarius subsp. acidocaldarius DSM 446 carries:
- the cydD gene encoding thiol reductant ABC exporter subunit CydD; protein product: MRSIAHRLPIATRRERITFLLASSAAALAGLLVLPQAWYLSRAVSSVFPRAGRPHAWLDALSAFLAVIAARAALMAAAKWLSQRFASCVKRRIRREMVRQIAALGPVEVRRHPAGAWRTWLTDGIDGMDAYLASYLPQAAASAAVPVAILAFAAAVDRLTALILAVTVPFMVLLLVLVGQAAQKATDRRFEALERLGGHFLDVVRGLWTLKVFGRSRAQVEIIERVADDYRRTTMKVLRLAFLSSLVTELFTMVSIGLVAVSLGIRLLSGHMDFAAALVLLLLAPEYYLPIRTAGAQYHAARDGLAMLERHREVLETPSPAMPARDGGRAPFVSPQGVTIEFRHVTVRYPGAAEPALQDVSFRMGPRELVAVVGPSGAGKSTLIAVLLGFIRPESGEVLVGGVPLDEIDRDAFRFHLGLVAQEPAWFHATLRDNLTWKEARSEAEIREALLMSGLDEVIERLPGGVDTELDGERVALSGGERQRLALARLVLRRPAVALLDEPTRSLDLATERALEERLVPWLKERTSLAVVHRLSLALAADRVLVLEGGRLVEEGRPEALLQANGAFRAMVRRYRDEEVSA